TTGTTAAAAAACAAAGATCTATTCTATACCTTGATTGATACTAATTATACACCAATCATGATTTTATTAGTAGAGAATGAGGAAGAATTTCGACTTACGTTAGAACTTCCCAAAGAAAAAATTTTTGAAATTCTTTATCTATCCAACAACATAAAAGAAATAATGATAACAACTCTTGAGGCAGCAAAACGATATATAAAAGAAAAAAATAACTTGTATAAATATTTAAAAGAATTTGAGTTCCAATGGGCAAAGCAAATCGAATGGTATATCTGGAAGGAATACCATAGAACAATCTATCAAACAAATTTCTCTAAGAAATTGATTGAAAACATACGAAACTCTATGCTTCAAGGTTTGGGCATTGGAAGTTTGATCTCTTATATGGAACTGATTGAAATAAAAAAAAAAGAAGTGCATAATGAAGAAATAGCCATACCTAAACATTTGTACTCAAAATTAAAAGAAAATGTAAATAAACTAGAAATTTGGTTCAAAAAATTAGAAAACATCATTCATTATTTTAATAAAACGTTTCCAATTGAAAAAATATCATGCGATCAATTTCAAGAAATTTTACTTCAAAGTATACATGAATTAGAGTCTTTTAGAAAAATCAAAAACCAAAAATTCTGTATTGGAAATCTCTACTATCAAGGAGAAATCACTTCAAACCATCAAGCTTTATTAGTAATTTTCAAAGAAATTTTTATTAATGCTTTAAAATATTCCCCAGAAAATTCATTCATCGATATCATATTAATTGATAATAAAGAAAATATTTTATTTGGTGTCGTTAATGACATCCTTGAATTCATGGGTGGTATTAGTGGAATTCCTGAGGAGTACGAAACTCAAGTTTTCGAACCGATGATGCGATTAAATCATTTTTACGATGAAAGATTCCTTGAAGAAGAATTTACATTAGGTATTGGTTTAACGATTGTAAAGTTGTATTTAAAGTATTTTGATGGGCATATTTATTTGAAGGAAATTATTGATCATAATCGAGATTCCAAAAAAAGAATTTTGTGTGGAGTCACCCTTGTAAAATGAGTATTATAAAAAAGAGAAAACATTATACTTTTGAAAATACCAAGCTCTATCGTTTATTGTGTGGAGTAGCAGATCAGAATCTTTTAGAACTTGAAAAATTACTAGATGTAGAATTAATACCTCGTGGTGATTCTTTTATAATACAATCAACCGATGAAACAAAAATTAAAAAAACAATAGCCTTCTTTGGAACTCTTGAGGCTTATTTACATAATCGAGAGATTGAAACTTTTGATGCAAAATATTTATTTAATTTATTCCAGAATAATCATTTCAACAACGAGTCGAATCAAGATAACTTCGATGATTCCAGTACTAAAACCTTTATTGAACAAGAAAAATTTTTTATAACTCACAGAGGAAAACCAATATTTGCAAAAACCATCAATCAACAAGAATACATAAAATCCTTACTTCAAAACCCCATCACAATCGCCATAGGACCTGCAGGAACGGGGAAAACCTTTCTTGGTGTTGTTGTAGCAAGTAAACTCCTTCTGAAAGGTGATATTGAACGTATCATCATCACAAGACCTGCAGTAGAAGCAGGAGAAAGCTTAGGGTATCTTCCTGGGGATATCATTCAAAAAGTCGATCCTTATTTACGCCCCATATATGATTCTTTATATGAATCCCTTGGAACCGAAAAGACAACTCAGTTCATCCAATCAAACCGAATTGAAGTTGCTCCTTTAGCCTACATGCGAGGAAGAACTTTGAATGACTCAATGATCATACTAGACGAAGCACAAAATTGCACATTATCCCAACTAAAAATGTTTTTAACACGGATAGGAAAAAACTCCAAAATGTGTATTAGTGGAGATATCACACAAAGTGATCTAAAGCCTGGTCAATCAGGCTTAGCAAAGCTTTTAGAAATCCTAAAACCCATTCCAGAGGTAAAAGTAATTGAATTCAACAAAAATGACATAGTTAGAAATCCCATTGTAGAAAAAATCATCCATGCCTTCGAAACCTACGAAAAAAAAGAAAAAAACAAAAATCCAACATAGAATTGATATCTCTATAAACCCAAAATGTCCGATTAAAAATTTAAAAAATTTTATCAAAGTCATCCTCAAACATTCTTTAGAATACATACAAGAAACAGAGAGCATAAAAGGACCTTTTGAAATCTCTATCACGGTTACCGATAACCAAGAAATCCAAAAACTGAATCTTACTTATCGAAAGAAAGATGATCCAACGGACGTTTTGAGTTTTTCCCAATTAGAAGGAGAATTCATTCCTAACCATGATTACACCATCCTTGGTGATATTGTAATTTCTTTCGAAAAAGCCATTGAACAATCCAAAGAACTACAACATTCCTTTTATTACGAAATTCAACGTTTATTAGTTCATGGTTTATATCATTTGCTTCAATATGATCACGAAAGAAGCAAAGAGGACGAAGAGCTCATGAACCAAAAAGAAAGAGAACTTATGACACATTTACTCAATATAAGCGAAATCAAAAAATATATACATGTGAGTGATTGATTTTGATTGCCATTGATTACCGAAAAATTCTTGTGACTATATGGAACCTTTGATAAAACACAAAGGGATTGTAGTTCCTTTGGATAGATCAAATGTAGACACGGATCAAATTATTCCTAAGCAATTTTTGAAAAAAATTGATCGGGTTGGTTTTGGGAAGCATCTCTTTCATGATTGGAGATTTCTGGATGCTGAGGGTAATATCCCTAATCCTGATTTTGTTTTGAATCAAGCTAGGTATCAAGGTGCTACGATACTCCTCACAAGAGAAAACTTTGGCTGCGGAAGTAGTCGTGAACATGCTCCTTGGGCTTTGTTGGATTACGGTTTCCGAGTTTTGATAGCTCCAAGTTTTGCTGATATTTTTTATAATAATTGCTTCAAAAATGGTATGTTACCGATTACTCTGCCTAATGATCAGATTCAAGAACTCTTTGATTATGTTGAAGATCATATAGGTGCACAATTGGAAGTTGATCTACCGGAACAGAAAATCACTACTGACAATGGAAGAGTTTATAGGTTCGATATCGATCCTTTTCGAAAGGAATCACTCATAAATGGTTGGGATGACATTGGGTTAACCTTAGAGCATTTAAGTGAAATTGAAAGATTCGAAAAAGAGTACGAAAGGAAGTTTGACTTTCTTTTTTCAGGACTCAAAGATTGAAAAAAATCACTTTTATATTTTTACTCTTATTGACTTTTTGTTCAAAAGCAAGAGAAGAACTCTTGTTCGGTGTTTTTGTATCAAAACAAAATGGTTCATGGAAATTCCATTCCACCGCAAAAGCTTCTGAGACTGCTATACAAAAAAGAGACAAAACTATGAAAGAAATTAGTTGTCTTGAAGCCGCACGATTACAATTAGAGGTAGAATTACAGAAGAAAATCTACGATGGAATCACAATTGAAATTGAACGTGTTGAGTTCTTCCATGATGGAAAAATTTGCCGTATTTCAGCACATTCCACTAAAAAGCATTAGTTTAGTTTTGATATTTCTTCAGTGCTTGACGGCAACTGGTCCGAGCTTTGAAACTTATAAAAACGTCGGTGAATTAAAAGATATCTTTCCGAAAATCTCTGACAAAAAAGACACTATTTCGATATTTTTTCCTGTTTACTTTTATCCCAATAAAAACCCTTTTACTGGTGAGTTAGTATTTTTAGAAAAAACCTATGTTGATACCTTTCAAAATCAGCGTGTTAGAGCTTCCCATTTGTTATTCCAATTACGTATCATAAGTGAGAACGTTCATGGACACCTAAGACTAAAAACTTATCAAGGAACAGTTTTTATTCATCCCTCGAAGCAATGGCTGGATCTGCAAAGTGATGAATGTTATGTGTTAGGAAAACGCAATTTCAAAGACAGATGGTATGTGATTGATGGATGGGAGTGTGATCACTTGATTTTTCAGCTGAGTTTACATGAAGATCAAATCCAATGGAAAATGCCTCAAGAACACCAAGACTCTCGAACACAATGGACCAAATGGTTTCTAGCTTCTACCCTTCGAGTTCTTCCTGAGTTTTATACTTCCGAATGGTATGGGAAATGGATCTACGAAAAAGAAGAAGATTGGATTTTTTTTGGGTATGAAGCCAATCGACATCTGAAAAAAGACGAAGGGGTTATTTTACTTCCTTATCAGGTTTTCTTAAAAGTTGAAAATGTATTAGAAGATTTTGTATTTACGAAAAAACCTTTGAATTTAACCATCAAAGAACCAACATTCATCATAAAAACATCGACAAGAAGAACTATTCCTTAACTGGGCAAGGGCACTCACCATCACATAGTATTTTTACTCTTTTACAAATCGCCAAACAGCTATTATAATACGTTCCTTCGGTTGTGCAGACTCTACCAGTATCTAAATCCAAACACTCACCACAACCCTCAAAATTTTGATGAATCAAAGGTATGGGTTTTTCTTTTCTTGGGGATTCTGTTCTACAAAATAAAACAAAAGAAAAAAGAATAAGTGTGAATAAAAAAAACCTATTCATTTTAACACAACTCTCATGATTGCATCCGTATAAGCTGGATAACAATAAGCTGAAATATGACTTGCATCAAAGAAGTATTCACAATCCAAGGGAGACTCAAAATTTAAATCCAACCATTGAACGTTATATCGATTTGCTAATTCTTTCATCTTGGGTGTCCAAACTTCATAAACTGTTTTTTTTATCGTAATCCCTTGGGTCTTTTCTAAAGCTATTAACTCTTTTTGTTTTTTATACCGGAGCTCTCTACTCACTGGTGGCCAAAGAAAAATAATTTTGGGTATTTGTAATTTCTTTGCTAGAATGAGACTTTTTTCCAAAAAAACGAATGCATTTGGATCAAAGACAAAAGGAGTAAAAAAATCCTGCCATATGGAATTGGCATTTTTTTGTAAATCTTCTTGAGTGACGTTCGGGATTTCAGCATGCAAGTAAGGAATACTTCCTTGATACTTTTCTAATAAATCATGAGTCCTTAAAATCACATTTACAAAATACAACATTTTTTCTTCATGAAGCCGCTCTCCGATGATCCTGAGTTTTGGTTTAAAACGATAACTTACAAATAATTTTTTTCCGATGTAGTTAGTGATTTCATTAACATCATATAAATAAAAATTGCGAAGAATAAAATCGAAAGATAAACCAAATACCATGACCTCATCCGTCAAAACCAAGGGTTTTTCATTCATAGCCTGAGGAGTTAGTGCGAAAATAAGAGCTTCTGGTTGAACTTTTTTCTCATAAAACTTCTCCAAAAGATATAAATAGTAATCCTGCTTCCCACCAGGAACAGAAAAGTTATAGAAAATCCAGTTTGGATATTTAGACTTCACATAACGATTATCAAATGCCATGGTTCGAGAATTTCCCAAAACCACCAAAACATTACTTCTTTTATCTTGATTTAGATAATCCTTCAATTCTATGAGTAATGTTTCTTTTTGATCAAAATTAACAAAAGAAATCGTAGTCAAATAATATAAAGGAAAATTCCCAAGAATGAAAACCTTATCCAACAAAAAAGCACCAAGAAAAATCACAAAAGGAAAATAGAATTCTTTGTTTTTCATGAAGAAAATTTAATATCAATACATCTCTACTTTTGAGTAAAATAATTGTAGTTCTATTCTTTTTAGGAGTTGTTCTAATCCAATCTTTTTCAAAGCACTGATTGGAACTATATTTTTGGAATTTTGTAGTTCATTTTGTTCAGCAGGAGATAACAAATCAATCTTATTCATTACAAGAATTTGTGGAATTCTCATAAGACCTAAGTTTTCTAAAATTGTATTTACATCCCGAATCTTTTGTTCTCTCAAAGGATCGCTTGCATCAACACAATGAATCAACAAATCCGAAAACTGTAATTCTTCTAAGGTTGCTTCAAAGGCTCTCTGCAACTCTGGTGGTAAATCGTAAATAAATCCTACCGTATCGGCAATAATGATTTCCCTTTCCTCAGGAAAGCGAATTCGTCTCGTCGTAGGATCTAAAGTAGCAAAAAGTAAATTTTCGGCAAAAACCTGAGAATTCGTCAAAGAATTGAGTAAGGTAGATTTTCCTGAGTTTGTATAACCCACAATTGAAACTAAAGGAATCCCAACTTCTTTTCTTACTTTTCGGTTGACTTCTCTTCTTTGTTTGATACGTTTTAGTTCTTGTTCTAAGCGATGGATTCGTTCTTCTACTCTACGTCTTCCGATTTCTAGTTTTGTCTCACCTGGTCCTCGTCCCCCAATGCCACCCGTCAATCGAGACATGTTATCATCTTTTTCACTGAGTCTTCCCTTTAGATAACGAAGTTGAGCTAATTCCACTTGAAGTTTACCATCCCTACTTTTTGCATGCTTTGCAAAGATGTCTAGAATCAATTGGGTTCGGTCGATGATTTTTAAACCAGTTTCCCTTGAAATTTTGATGGCTTGAGCCGGGGTAAGTTCTTTATCAAAAATTAACATTTCGGCATTCCGCTGAACGGCTAAAAAAGTGATTTCTTTTAGTTTTCCACTTCCTATAACCGTGCTACTTTCGATTTTATCACGATTTTGGATCACAACTTCCACCGGCATAACTCCCGCTGTTCTACACAATTCTTTTAGTTCTGCCATGGAATGATCTGGACTTCTCTTTTTTCGATTTTCTAATGTGTAAACTCCCACTAATATTGCTCGGGGGATGTTGCCTGCCTCTTTGGTTTTTTGTAAATTTCGATTGAATTCAGCATCAATTAACTCAACAAGTTCTTTGAATTTGTATTTTTGTTGCCCAGGTTTTTCGGTTTCTAAGATTTCGTAATATCTTTCTGACTCAGGAGCTAACCTAGCAGAATAAAACTTATCAGGAAGTCCCAGTCGGTCTATCGTGATGGCGGTTATGGTATCAAACCTCAGTAAGGTCAAATCGTATAAGTCTTCTTCCGTGAGTGGTTCTTTTTTTAGATGGGTGTGAATCAGTCGTAGTTCCCTCAATCTTGCTGAGCGCTCTCTTTCCAATTCAGGTATTACAATTCGTTTGTCATCTCCAACGATAACGTGATGAATCTTTCCTTTCCGATCAACTAATATCCCTATTTGTCGGAAGAGCTGTTGAGACAATATTGTGAGTTCTTTTGCGATGTCGTTTGATACAATTACGTCTTCATCAATCTTTTTTCGTGTGAGTCTTCTAAGTTGACTGAGTTCTTTGTGACTCAGCCCTTCTAAATTACCCGTAAGTTGGATACGTTTCCTCCTGATGGTTTGATTTTGATTTCATATTATTCTTAATTTTATGAAAGTCAATTCGGTTTTTTAAAAATTAAATCCAATAGAAAATCTACCCTGCCATCTCGAAAAAGGCAAAGTCTTTACGCCATCATAAGGACTTGCCCATTCAACCTTCATGATAGCTCCTGGAACTGGTAGAAGAAACCATAAAAAATTTAGCCATTGCAAACCCACCCCAATCGAAGCTTTTAGGTCATAAGTTCTTCCCTTTTTGAAAGCTTGAAATTTGCGATAATCATCAAAGGCAGAACCCAAATCCAAAAACAAAGAACCTCGAATCAAGCCCAAATTCCAACGAAAGGGAAAACCAAAAGAAGCTCCCTCAAGAAAAGTAAAACGATATTCCAGATTCATCAAAAAAGCATACTGACCCTCAAACTTTTGAAAATCATAACCTCGAATGGTTGCATACCCACCAATCCGATATGGAAAGTTTTTTGCCTCTTTACCTGTTAACATCCCCACAAAAAATCGATAAGCAAACAAAGAAAAATTCCTAAACAAATGATAATAACGAAACTCAAAGAAGGTTTGATAAACTTCTCGATAGTAGTTATTTCGGTTGATTGGGTATTCATAACCAACCACTAATGCATATCCATCCAAAGGACCGAAAATCGTATATTTGGCATTATCATAGGCATAAAACCAACGCAAAAACAAGTGATTTTTAAAGACATCTTCATTGGGACGTTGTTCAGGCAGTCTTGGTAAATAGATTTGCTCTAATCTCCCTAAATCCAATTGGATTCCAGCAGAGCTATATCCATGAAGATAATACCGAAAACCACTATATATCCCAGAATTGATGTTTGTAAGAAGCCTTTGGAAAGGATTGTACAAAATGTTATTTAGACTCAAATCCAAAGGATTCAATACCACAAAGACTCCACTATAACTATATAATCCAGTCTGCCATTCAAGCCGGTTCCAACGATGGGTATATTGAATTTCTCCGTTTAAAATCACTGGTCTTGACTGATACGTAATGAAGGCATCTAACTGATGCCTCTTTTGTAAATCTGCCATACTACCAAAACCAAGAAAGACCACATTGCTGTTTCCTCTGTTATCAAAAGCTCCACTGACAGCTATAAAGGGAAAAAAATTTCGATAAAAAGTGTATTCATAGGGCTTGATGTTTGGTTCCTCAAAAACAACTGTTTGTTTTTGAGGTAGAAAGTTTTTTTCTTTTTTTTGGAGAAAGGTGATTTCCTCAAAATAATTTGTCTTATTATAACCATAGATTTCGTGAGCTTCTTCTTTTCGTTTGCTGTCTTTTATTAAGTAGATTTCGGGGATCCCCTCTTCTACTACGGTATAAATCAATTTCGATTCCGAATCTTCTTTGGTAGTTTGATAAAAATCAAAATATTGAATGTCCCTTGAGTGCTCTTTGATTTTGTAGTGTTTTTTTTGTTCTACGTCATAGAAAAACAACTGAAACTTTTGGTTTTTTTTGGCTATATAATAAATCCCTTTTTTGGTACTTCCACGAATGTTGATGGTTCCACTCTGGATAGATTTGATTTCTTCTTCCAAGAAAAACAAAGTTTTTATTTCTTTTGTTTTTAGGTTTATGGACTTAACGTGGAAAATTGATTTTTCTTTTTTTACAAAATAAACTTCATCTTCTTGAAAACTCAAAACAGGAGAGTACTCATATTCAAAATCATTCGTTAGCTTTTCCATCTGCTTTGATTGTAAATCCAAAAGATAAACATCTGAAAAGCCTCGAAGTGAACCTGTAAAAACGATTTTATCTTTTTGGTTTTTCGAAAGAAAGGGTTCCCAAAAAGTATCAAATGGTAAGTAATAAACACTTTCTATTTTTTCTTTTAGATAATCATACTTGATGATAGCCATTTTTGAGCGGCTTCTCGTGGGTATGTAAATAAATCTTTCATCTAAATTCAATCGAGTAGTTAATGGCTGCCATTCTTCAAAATTTTCATCTCTTAGGTAAGAAATAATTATCTTTTTCTTTGGTGGAAGCTCTGAATATCCGACGAATTCTTTGAGTTCTTGTATTACGACAACGGGATAAATCTTATCAAACGTAATATAAGCAATATATCGTCCATCAGAAGATAAAGAAGGTTTGAAATAAAAAGGATTATCAAAACGAGATAAACTCCAATAACGAAAAGTGAGTCGTCCTTCAATGTCTTTGGAGAAAGAAACATCTTTTCGATAAAGCTCATAAACGAATTCCTTCCAAAGAATGTTAAAATCAAAAAAATCCATTTGAAAAGTTAAATAGAAGCTTTTTTGTAAATTCTTCGTCATGAGCATATTCTTAAAAAGAAGAATGATATGATCCTTTGACCATTTTTTATCGATGAAATACATCACGGACTGACCTATTTTATAATAGCTATAATCAATTTCTGAGTCAATAAGTGAATACAAGTCAGGCAGTCGGTTGGAGATCACCAAATCTCGCAGAAATTCATCCATCCCTCCTTCTGTCCCAATACTTAAATATTCTGACATCCCTTCAGTAAACCAAGAAGGTATGGGAAAATCATTTGATTCCATCAAGTTTAACACTATGTCAAACTGAAAAGAATGCACTAATTCATGTCGTAGTGTATGGAAAGTTTCTTCTTCGTTTCCGTTGTAGGGAAGAACCACTCGCTCAAAGTAGGGTTCTGTATACCCGGCAACTCCCTCTGGCAAATAAAATTCGATTATGTGGCTCGATTGAAAATCCCGAAATGAAGGATATAAAAAAATGATCACCTGATGAGTCAAGTTATGGCGAAATAACAACGAATACTCAGCAACAGTTTGATTAGCCACATGAAATGCCTTAAGTCCTAATAAACTATAATTTTCAGGAAAATATAGTATTACATAAGAAGATTCTAATTTCCGCCAGTTCGATGATTCATCGGAGAGAATTTTGTTTTGAGAATACAAAAAAGAATTTCCCAATACGAAATAAAGAAAATACGTAGTTAAATTAAAGAATGAAATCCAAAACTTCTTTTTTATGATGAAAAAATACACAAAGGTTTTTTTGTATGTCTTCTTATTCATTTTAGTTTCTTCATTTGGAATATTCCTCATCAACTATCAAATCAATAAGAAATTTCAAAACAAAGAACTTACAACTAATTTATTCAAAAAGTTCAGTTTTCTGGATAGCACGAAAATTACTTATCAGTATGCAACTTTTCATATCATGAGAGGTTTAAAGATCAATCATGCCCAAATCCAAAACGAAAAATTTGAATGTAATATCGAAACAGTGTTGATAGAATTTCAACTTTTTCAACTAAGTAATACCCCAAAAAAAATCATAATGAAAGAACTTAGTTGCTCTGAAAAAAAAGACTTATTGAATTACAATAATCTTCAAAGTATAGCAGAAAACATAAAAAAACACAACATAACTTGGAAATTCCAAAACCTAAAATTAATAAATCATAAACTTGATTTACAAAATTTTGAAATCACAATCACTCCAAAGGAAGACTATATAGAAATCACAGGTTTTTTCATAGAAGGTGTGAACAAAACAATCAAAATTCATGGAAACTGGGACACAAAATCAGATCTAAATAGAATCCATTTCACAATACAAAATCATGCATTCAAAAAAGAAAGATTCTTTGAAGAGTTTATTGATGTAATCAAAACAGAAAAACAATCCCAATTTTTGAATGATAAACTCCATTTTTATTTCAACGGAAGAGGTTCAATAGACCTATCAATTAAGGGTTTTTCTTTTAATGTAATAGGCAAATACCATAACTTAAAGGGAAATATGAGTTTTTTAGAGCTCAATGATATCAATGGTAACTTGCACTATACCACAACTTCAAATTATGATAAAAGCATTTTTCATGAAGAATACAAAATACAAATCCAATCAAAAGAAATCCAACTTTCCAAGCTAATTCAAAAAGATCAAAAAGAAATCAAAATTCAAGGGGAAATCCCAATAGACAATCAAAAGATCAAAACCCAGTGGAACACCAAAGGAAATGTCTTTTTTCAAATTGATTGGATTGAAAAAAATTTCATCCATACCATAAAATCTACCCTTAGCGGAAGGAATTTGATTGTACTTCATTCCAAAGAATTGCCTTTGGTTTTTATTGAAAGTGTAGAATTAAAACCTATTATTGATAATCAGTGGGAGCTCCTATTAAAAGGAAAAATAGATACTCTTCCTTTTTCTTTCGTGGGGAGTCTTTTTTATTCTCCCAAATCATTCCCCAAATGGGTGTTTAAGGGAAGTCTAAGTGGTTCTTCACTTGATTATCAGAGTGTTTTCGATATTGCTTATAAGCTAATTCATCATCAAAGAAACAAATTCCAAGAAGATTCTTTAAAAACCATTGAATA
The sequence above is a segment of the Leptospiraceae bacterium genome. Coding sequences within it:
- a CDS encoding PhoH family protein, yielding MSIIKKRKHYTFENTKLYRLLCGVADQNLLELEKLLDVELIPRGDSFIIQSTDETKIKKTIAFFGTLEAYLHNREIETFDAKYLFNLFQNNHFNNESNQDNFDDSSTKTFIEQEKFFITHRGKPIFAKTINQQEYIKSLLQNPITIAIGPAGTGKTFLGVVVASKLLLKGDIERIIITRPAVEAGESLGYLPGDIIQKVDPYLRPIYDSLYESLGTEKTTQFIQSNRIEVAPLAYMRGRTLNDSMIILDEAQNCTLSQLKMFLTRIGKNSKMCISGDITQSDLKPGQSGLAKLLEILKPIPEVKVIEFNKNDIVRNPIVEKIIHAFETYEKKEKNKNPT
- the ybeY gene encoding rRNA maturation RNase YbeY — its product is MPSKPTKKKKKTKIQHRIDISINPKCPIKNLKNFIKVILKHSLEYIQETESIKGPFEISITVTDNQEIQKLNLTYRKKDDPTDVLSFSQLEGEFIPNHDYTILGDIVISFEKAIEQSKELQHSFYYEIQRLLVHGLYHLLQYDHERSKEDEELMNQKERELMTHLLNISEIKKYIHVSD
- the leuD gene encoding 3-isopropylmalate dehydratase small subunit yields the protein MEPLIKHKGIVVPLDRSNVDTDQIIPKQFLKKIDRVGFGKHLFHDWRFLDAEGNIPNPDFVLNQARYQGATILLTRENFGCGSSREHAPWALLDYGFRVLIAPSFADIFYNNCFKNGMLPITLPNDQIQELFDYVEDHIGAQLEVDLPEQKITTDNGRVYRFDIDPFRKESLINGWDDIGLTLEHLSEIERFEKEYERKFDFLFSGLKD
- a CDS encoding DUF1574 domain-containing protein, whose protein sequence is MKNKEFYFPFVIFLGAFLLDKVFILGNFPLYYLTTISFVNFDQKETLLIELKDYLNQDKRSNVLVVLGNSRTMAFDNRYVKSKYPNWIFYNFSVPGGKQDYYLYLLEKFYEKKVQPEALIFALTPQAMNEKPLVLTDEVMVFGLSFDFILRNFYLYDVNEITNYIGKKLFVSYRFKPKLRIIGERLHEEKMLYFVNVILRTHDLLEKYQGSIPYLHAEIPNVTQEDLQKNANSIWQDFFTPFVFDPNAFVFLEKSLILAKKLQIPKIIFLWPPVSRELRYKKQKELIALEKTQGITIKKTVYEVWTPKMKELANRYNVQWLDLNFESPLDCEYFFDASHISAYCYPAYTDAIMRVVLK
- the hflX gene encoding GTPase HflX, which codes for MRRKRIQLTGNLEGLSHKELSQLRRLTRKKIDEDVIVSNDIAKELTILSQQLFRQIGILVDRKGKIHHVIVGDDKRIVIPELERERSARLRELRLIHTHLKKEPLTEEDLYDLTLLRFDTITAITIDRLGLPDKFYSARLAPESERYYEILETEKPGQQKYKFKELVELIDAEFNRNLQKTKEAGNIPRAILVGVYTLENRKKRSPDHSMAELKELCRTAGVMPVEVVIQNRDKIESSTVIGSGKLKEITFLAVQRNAEMLIFDKELTPAQAIKISRETGLKIIDRTQLILDIFAKHAKSRDGKLQVELAQLRYLKGRLSEKDDNMSRLTGGIGGRGPGETKLEIGRRRVEERIHRLEQELKRIKQRREVNRKVRKEVGIPLVSIVGYTNSGKSTLLNSLTNSQVFAENLLFATLDPTTRRIRFPEEREIIIADTVGFIYDLPPELQRAFEATLEELQFSDLLIHCVDASDPLREQKIRDVNTILENLGLMRIPQILVMNKIDLLSPAEQNELQNSKNIVPISALKKIGLEQLLKRIELQLFYSKVEMY